One Bacillota bacterium DNA segment encodes these proteins:
- a CDS encoding HypC/HybG/HupF family hydrogenase formation chaperone, which produces MIVEISPGDHTAVIETFGIKQMINTFLVGEVSLGEYVMVHTGYAIEKIDLEEAQERIRLWEELLTHEGFGEVPRPGDSKSAD; this is translated from the coding sequence ATGATCGTCGAGATATCGCCGGGGGACCACACGGCGGTTATTGAAACCTTTGGTATAAAGCAGATGATAAACACCTTCCTCGTCGGTGAGGTGAGCCTGGGTGAGTATGTTATGGTACACACGGGCTACGCTATAGAAAAAATAGACCTTGAAGAGGCGCAGGAGAGGATCAGGCTCTGGGAGGAGTTACTGACGCATGAAGGATTTGGAGAAGTTCCGCGACCCGGGGATAGCAAAAGCGCTGATTAA
- the hypD gene encoding hydrogenase formation protein HypD: protein MKDLEKFRDPGIAKALIKEIRIMAARETERLGRRAVFMEVCGTHTVAVSRAGLRGILGDYIDLRSGPGCPVCVTDYGDVDRMVRFARLRGNVTVGTFGDMVRVPGSDSSLERERAMGADVRILYSPADAVRYALDNPQREVVFLGVGFETTAPATALAIKEAKARNLENFSVFLAHKLVPPAMEVLLSDPELKIDGFILPGHVSAIIGRKAYTFLEGYGLPSVIAGFEPNDILDAIRLILKMMGEGESRVVNGYTRVVREDGNMIARRQMEDVFTVCDASWRGFGAIPRSGMAISSDYKDLDASQRFLPAPVTPRIPTGCVCGEILKGKLTPRDCRLFAKSCDPRRPVGPCMVSSEGACAAYYQFDRHLKGVADDALQ, encoded by the coding sequence ATGAAGGATTTGGAGAAGTTCCGCGACCCGGGGATAGCAAAAGCGCTGATTAAGGAGATTCGGATAATGGCCGCCCGGGAAACAGAACGTCTCGGGCGGCGCGCGGTTTTTATGGAGGTTTGCGGCACACATACCGTGGCCGTTTCGCGAGCCGGGTTGCGCGGCATTCTGGGGGATTATATCGACCTGCGCAGCGGTCCGGGTTGTCCGGTATGTGTCACCGATTACGGCGACGTCGACCGAATGGTGAGGTTCGCCCGGCTGCGCGGGAACGTTACGGTGGGCACTTTCGGCGATATGGTCAGGGTTCCCGGCAGTGACTCCTCATTGGAGCGCGAACGGGCTATGGGGGCGGACGTGCGTATTTTATATTCTCCCGCGGATGCGGTTCGCTACGCTTTGGACAACCCGCAGCGGGAAGTGGTGTTTCTCGGCGTGGGCTTTGAGACCACCGCGCCGGCGACGGCTCTTGCCATTAAGGAGGCAAAAGCTCGGAATCTAGAGAACTTCAGTGTTTTTCTCGCGCATAAGCTCGTCCCTCCGGCGATGGAGGTCCTTCTAAGCGATCCGGAGTTGAAGATCGACGGTTTCATTCTTCCCGGTCACGTCAGCGCGATCATCGGGCGCAAGGCTTACACTTTCCTTGAAGGATACGGCCTGCCTTCGGTGATTGCCGGTTTTGAGCCCAACGATATACTTGACGCGATAAGGCTGATCCTCAAGATGATGGGCGAGGGGGAAAGCCGGGTCGTTAACGGCTATACGCGTGTGGTGCGCGAGGACGGAAACATGATCGCCCGGCGGCAGATGGAGGATGTTTTTACGGTCTGCGACGCCTCATGGCGGGGTTTCGGGGCCATCCCGCGGAGCGGTATGGCGATTTCCTCAGATTACAAGGACCTGGACGCCAGTCAGCGGTTTCTGCCGGCGCCGGTCACGCCCCGGATCCCTACGGGCTGCGTCTGCGGGGAGATCCTGAAAGGCAAGCTGACACCGCGGGACTGCCGCCTGTTCGCCAAGTCATGCGACCCCAGGCGTCCCGTCGGACCGTGCATGGTGTCCTCTGAAGGAGCATGCGCCGCGTACTACCAGTTTGATCGGCACCTGAAGGGGGTCGCCGATGACGCATTGCAGTAG
- the hypE gene encoding hydrogenase expression/formation protein HypE has translation MNNGIILLAHGDGGALTHELVTELFLRYFPNQTLKALTDAAVFPVSGERVAVSTDSFVVQPAFFPGGDIGKLAVCGTVNDLAVSGAKPLYLTSSFLIEEGLPFEDLERVVSSMAATCAEAGVEIIAGDTKVVGRGNLDRIFINTTGFGVVPRTVDLGYSRLKPGDRVLINGAVGEHGMAVLAVREGLGFAGQITSDCAALNGIIEKLLTGVSGGVRLMRDLTRGGLATAVKEIAVGAGCDIYISEAAVPVLPAVKGAAEMLGLDPLYLANEGKFVALVAADAAEEALAVLKDHPLGKDARVIGEVSEGRGNVYLKTAYTGTKFLDMLAGAPLPRIC, from the coding sequence TTGAATAACGGCATAATCCTGCTCGCGCACGGGGACGGCGGTGCTTTGACCCACGAATTGGTTACGGAATTGTTTTTACGCTATTTCCCTAACCAGACCCTTAAGGCACTTACCGACGCAGCCGTATTTCCCGTTTCCGGGGAGCGTGTTGCTGTGAGCACCGATTCTTTTGTGGTGCAGCCCGCCTTTTTCCCCGGCGGGGACATCGGGAAGCTTGCGGTTTGCGGGACGGTCAACGATCTGGCGGTAAGCGGGGCGAAACCTTTGTACCTCACGTCCTCCTTCCTTATCGAGGAGGGATTGCCGTTTGAGGATTTGGAGCGGGTGGTCTCCTCCATGGCGGCAACCTGCGCGGAGGCGGGCGTGGAGATAATAGCCGGTGACACAAAGGTGGTCGGGCGGGGTAATCTCGACCGTATCTTTATCAACACCACCGGGTTCGGTGTCGTACCCCGTACGGTTGATCTGGGGTATTCGCGCCTTAAGCCCGGGGACCGGGTGCTTATCAACGGCGCCGTAGGGGAACACGGTATGGCTGTCCTCGCCGTCCGCGAGGGCTTAGGGTTCGCCGGGCAGATTACAAGCGATTGCGCGGCCCTCAACGGGATAATAGAGAAGCTTCTGACCGGGGTGAGCGGCGGCGTCAGGCTCATGCGGGATCTGACCCGCGGCGGGCTGGCCACCGCGGTGAAAGAGATTGCGGTGGGGGCGGGGTGCGACATTTACATTTCGGAAGCGGCTGTTCCGGTGCTCCCTGCCGTAAAAGGGGCGGCGGAAATGCTGGGTCTTGACCCGCTGTACCTCGCAAACGAAGGTAAATTCGTGGCGCTGGTTGCAGCGGATGCCGCGGAAGAGGCGCTTGCGGTCTTAAAGGATCATCCTCTCGGGAAGGATGCGCGGGTCATCGGTGAGGTAAGCGAGGGGCGGGGAAACGTTTACCTGAAGACCGCCTATACCGGCACAAAATTTCTGGACATGCTTGCCGGGGCGCCGCTGCCGCGTATCTGCTGA
- a CDS encoding DUF445 family protein — protein sequence MFYFNAILVPLVGALIGWVTNILAVKLIFHPYKPYKIFRWTFQGVLPKRRYELAYNLGTIIEKEILSIDDILAHLKEREVPERLVTQLREAIRQAVLEKAPGWVPLAVKRPLAEAVCDLVGERLPFIIDWIVESFSDTIKQEVRLSRLIEEKLNTFPLEDLERVVFEVAAREIKHIEIMGAVIGFVIGIVQVGVLFLLRLTGTPAF from the coding sequence ATGTTTTACTTTAACGCGATCCTTGTGCCGCTGGTCGGCGCCTTAATCGGATGGGTAACAAACATTCTTGCGGTCAAACTTATTTTTCATCCGTACAAGCCATATAAAATATTCCGGTGGACGTTTCAGGGGGTTCTACCCAAACGCCGGTACGAGCTTGCTTACAACCTCGGCACAATCATCGAAAAAGAAATCCTATCCATAGACGACATACTTGCCCACCTCAAGGAGCGGGAAGTACCGGAAAGGCTGGTTACCCAATTACGGGAAGCGATCCGGCAAGCAGTGCTGGAGAAAGCGCCGGGTTGGGTGCCCCTGGCGGTGAAGCGACCGCTTGCCGAAGCCGTCTGCGACCTGGTCGGCGAGCGTCTGCCGTTTATAATCGACTGGATCGTAGAATCCTTCAGCGATACGATCAAACAGGAGGTAAGACTTTCCCGGCTGATTGAGGAGAAACTCAATACCTTTCCGCTCGAAGACCTTGAAAGGGTTGTATTCGAAGTCGCCGCCAGAGAAATCAAGCATATTGAGATCATGGGTGCGGTTATCGGTTTTGTCATCGGCATTGTGCAGGTAGGTGTTCTCTTTCTGCTGCGGTTGACAGGTACGCCGGCCTTTTAG
- the thrS gene encoding threonine--tRNA ligase — MIIVTFPDGGRREYPDGATAADVLKGLGQRLRKEALAAKVNQNAADLSVPLPPQAVVEFVTFEDDDGRSVYRHSSAHILAQAVKRLYPDARLAIGPPIADGFYYDFDVSRPFTPEELARIEAEMEQIVKADLPFERLELSRKEAREMFEAAGEIYKVEIIDDLPADAVISCYRQGEFTDLCVGPHVPSTGYIRAVKPLSVAGAYWRGDERNKMLQRIYGTSFPKKALLDEYLSRIEEAKRRDHRRLGAELDLFSVHEEGPGFPFFHPKGMILRNELEAFWREEHRRRGYQEIRTPVILRRELWERSGHWDHYKENMYFTTIDEQNFAIKPMNCPGGILLYQRRVNSYRELPIRLAEMGLVHRHELSGVLHGLMRVRCFTQDDAHIFCREDQVKDEIIRIIDLVEYFYREVFGFDYHVELSTKPEKAMGDDAIWELATAALKEALEARGLPYKINEGDGAFYGPKIDFHLRDCLGRTWQCGTIQLDFLMPEKFDLHYIGEDGQRHRPVMLHRVVFGSIERFIAILTEHFAGAFPVWLAPVQARVLPIADRHMSYAAEITRFLEGAGIRVELDARNEKVNYKIREAQVQKVPYMLVVGDKETSGHTVAVRHRAEGDLGPMAPGVIRDRILEEVKNRRYAR; from the coding sequence GTGATAATCGTAACTTTTCCGGACGGCGGCAGAAGGGAATACCCGGACGGCGCCACCGCGGCGGATGTCCTTAAAGGACTCGGCCAGCGTCTGCGGAAAGAAGCGCTTGCGGCGAAGGTCAACCAAAACGCGGCGGACCTTTCCGTTCCCCTTCCGCCGCAGGCGGTGGTGGAGTTTGTGACCTTCGAGGACGATGACGGCAGGAGCGTTTACCGGCACAGTTCCGCGCACATTCTGGCGCAGGCGGTAAAAAGGCTGTACCCCGACGCGCGGCTGGCGATCGGCCCTCCTATCGCCGACGGCTTTTATTATGATTTCGATGTCTCCCGTCCTTTTACCCCTGAAGAACTCGCCCGGATTGAGGCCGAAATGGAGCAAATAGTAAAGGCGGATCTGCCCTTTGAGAGGCTGGAGCTTTCCCGGAAAGAGGCGCGGGAGATGTTCGAAGCGGCCGGCGAGATCTATAAAGTAGAAATTATAGACGATTTGCCGGCGGATGCGGTCATCTCGTGCTATCGCCAGGGGGAGTTCACCGATCTGTGCGTGGGGCCGCACGTCCCTTCGACCGGTTACATCCGGGCGGTGAAACCGCTAAGCGTTGCCGGCGCGTATTGGCGCGGGGACGAGCGGAATAAGATGCTCCAGCGGATATATGGTACCTCTTTCCCCAAGAAGGCGCTCCTTGATGAGTACCTTTCACGTATCGAGGAGGCGAAACGGCGCGATCACCGGCGTCTCGGCGCCGAGCTTGACCTTTTCAGCGTACATGAGGAAGGTCCGGGTTTCCCCTTTTTCCATCCCAAGGGGATGATCCTGCGCAACGAACTGGAGGCCTTCTGGCGTGAGGAGCACCGCCGCCGCGGGTATCAGGAAATCCGGACGCCGGTTATCCTCCGGCGGGAGTTATGGGAACGTTCCGGTCATTGGGATCATTACAAAGAAAACATGTACTTCACCACGATCGATGAACAAAACTTTGCGATAAAACCGATGAACTGTCCCGGCGGGATTCTGCTGTACCAGCGGCGGGTCAATTCATACCGTGAGCTTCCGATTCGGCTCGCCGAAATGGGGCTGGTGCACAGGCACGAGCTTTCCGGAGTGCTGCACGGGTTGATGCGCGTGCGGTGTTTCACGCAGGATGACGCTCATATCTTTTGCCGCGAAGACCAGGTGAAAGACGAAATCATTCGCATTATCGATCTGGTGGAGTATTTTTACCGCGAGGTTTTCGGTTTTGATTATCACGTGGAGCTTTCCACCAAACCGGAAAAGGCGATGGGGGACGACGCCATCTGGGAGCTGGCGACCGCCGCTCTTAAAGAGGCGCTTGAAGCCCGCGGACTTCCTTACAAGATTAACGAAGGTGACGGCGCATTCTACGGGCCGAAGATCGACTTTCACCTCCGGGACTGTCTTGGACGCACCTGGCAGTGCGGCACGATCCAGCTTGATTTTCTTATGCCGGAAAAGTTCGACCTGCATTACATCGGAGAGGACGGGCAGCGGCACCGGCCCGTTATGCTTCACCGCGTGGTCTTCGGCAGCATTGAGCGTTTCATCGCCATCCTGACGGAACACTTCGCCGGGGCCTTCCCGGTATGGCTCGCGCCGGTTCAGGCCAGGGTACTGCCCATCGCGGACCGCCACATGAGTTACGCGGCGGAGATCACCCGTTTCCTTGAAGGAGCCGGTATCAGGGTGGAACTTGATGCCCGGAACGAAAAGGTGAACTACAAAATCCGGGAGGCACAGGTGCAGAAGGTGCCGTATATGCTGGTGGTGGGTGATAAGGAAACCTCCGGTCATACGGTGGCGGTGCGCCACCGCGCGGAAGGAGACCTGGGGCCGATGGCGCCGGGCGTCATCCGGGACAGGATCCTGGAGGAGGTCAAGAACCGGCGGTATGCGAGGTGA
- the infC gene encoding translation initiation factor IF-3 encodes MTKDFRINEEIRAREVRLIDVDGSQVGIVSLREALRIAEERDLDLVEVAAQAKPPVCRIMDFGKYKYEVSKRDKEARKKQHIVSIKEVKFRPNIEEHDFQVKVRNALRFLKDGDKVKVTLMFRGREIIHPQIGQKLLERLSVELQNMALVERAAKLEGRNMIMILAPRPDYERRNILAEDQNTSGGG; translated from the coding sequence ATTACTAAGGATTTTCGGATCAACGAGGAGATTCGGGCCCGCGAGGTAAGACTTATTGACGTCGACGGTTCTCAAGTGGGCATTGTTTCCTTGCGGGAGGCGTTACGGATCGCTGAAGAACGGGATCTGGATCTGGTTGAAGTCGCGGCGCAGGCCAAACCGCCGGTGTGCCGGATAATGGACTTCGGCAAGTATAAATATGAGGTAAGCAAACGGGATAAAGAAGCCCGCAAGAAGCAGCACATTGTAAGCATCAAGGAGGTCAAGTTCCGTCCGAATATCGAAGAACACGACTTTCAGGTGAAGGTGCGCAATGCGCTACGTTTCCTGAAGGACGGGGATAAGGTGAAGGTCACCCTAATGTTCCGCGGGCGTGAAATAATCCACCCCCAGATCGGGCAAAAGCTTTTGGAGCGGCTCTCGGTGGAACTGCAAAATATGGCCCTGGTCGAACGGGCGGCAAAACTTGAGGGAAGAAACATGATTATGATTTTGGCCCCCAGGCCGGATTACGAAAGGAGGAATATTCTTGCCGAAGATCAAAACACATCGGGGGGCGGCTAA
- the rpmI gene encoding 50S ribosomal protein L35 — translation MPKIKTHRGAAKRFKKTGTGKFVGWHGFKSHLLEKKSSSRTRRLRQKSVLASGDTARVKRLLPY, via the coding sequence TTGCCGAAGATCAAAACACATCGGGGGGCGGCTAAGCGCTTTAAGAAAACGGGTACAGGTAAATTCGTGGGGTGGCACGGGTTTAAGAGCCACCTTTTAGAGAAGAAGTCGAGTTCGCGCACCAGGCGCCTGCGACAAAAATCTGTTTTGGCCAGCGGCGATACGGCGCGTGTAAAGCGGTTGTTACCTTATTAG